Proteins co-encoded in one Plasmodium berghei ANKA genome assembly, chromosome: 11 genomic window:
- a CDS encoding polyubiquitin binding protein, putative, with the protein MQEDKEYELRGILKGHCKGVRCLCVINNKTIEELNKFEINFEYIVSADLDGIIIVWKKENNCNDKVHNCDQYNDNFILYKKIEIHEKFIYAICYSKYIGINELKNNSNENIEEKLHFYSGGNDKNIYLLNLNGLIELVLQGHNNSICSIVEKDENILLSADWNGEVFVWKIEKSNAEKIGSNMVNDDNIDIAPRNVNSLSSNKYTYTILKVLKNHKHATYITCFNDIFFTISQNNVVNMWNKEGGKIDEIKNIHNDTVRDIILFNENKNIITFSNDENIHIYDSNFNLIKICMGHTGFIFYVCVNEKDKLMYSCSDDKTIKIWSIEDIYKLMENYDINNIKNNPLMNNNNNCNKKNDNFGCLQTIHLKNTLWNIKLLHNNDIVSACNDNYIRIFTNKKEHKLNKEIVEELENELNKNNDKDNLYSNKDINSVENMKNIIGKIGEIKIFKNKNKYEAYKYETHGWVLIGDVLDDINSSKKFYIGDNLFQQGYYDEIFSIDTGYGDIKQLPYNINDNINLIAEKFCKRESISISHIKSIVDFINQNCSNINKDNSNKDLNMISEDTNIFVTVLNVFTIQTASLDKILQKIKEFNTSTFVKEQNSYKLSENELNNLTNIINVYKKNIKNDYIFNTADINLITKLCNWQPVHIFPVIDLFRVLILNKHSDILFNNKYAFNAFKLVYDCILYYFQNKNDKDKNLDPLLVCCLRFYLNMFNLSTPRYYMFKKCNLILKQFANFKSNNLNINILLIKIFFNFVISLNENNDNEIRKTLFQSIHDFRENINEIELLYTYSLCFHTSHSTYKKQTQDIIQKYDIKQFIKNKLKDLTAQKNEQNEKLFKNVHLILNDLP; encoded by the exons atgcAAG AGGACAAAGAATACGAATTAAGAGGAATTTTAAAGGGACATTGTAAAGGGGTACGATGCTTATgtgttataaataataaaacaatcGAAGAGCTGaataaatttgaaataaattttgaatatattgTCAGTGCCGATCTCGATGGAATAATTATAGTTTGGAAAAAAGAGAACAATTGTAATGATAAAGTTCATAATTGTGAtcaatataatgataattttatattatataaaaaaatagaaattcATGAAAAGTTTATTTATGCAATATGCTAcagtaaatatataggaattaacgaattaaaaaataatagcaaTGAAAACattgaagaaaaattaCACTTTTATAGTGGAGGGAATgataaaaacatttatttattaaatttaaatggtCTTATTGAATTAGTATTACAAGGGCACAACAATAGTATTTGCAGTATAGTagaaaaagatgaaaatattttgttaagTGCTGATTGGAATGGGGAAGTTTTTGTATggaaaattgaaaaatcaAATGCGGAAAAAATAGGAAGTAACATGGttaatgatgataatatagACATCGCTCCAAGAAATGTAAATTCTTTGAgctcaaataaatatacttaTACCATTTTGAaggttttaaaaaatcataaGCATGCTACATATATAACTTgttttaatgatatatttttcacaaTATCACAGAATAATGTAGTAAATATGTGGAACAAAGAAGGAGGAAAAATcgatgaaataaaaaatatacataatgaTACAGTTCGagatattatattatttaatgaaaataaaaatataataacattttctaatgatgaaaatatacatatatatgattctaattttaatttaataaaaatatgtatggGCCATACAggtttcattttttatgtctGTGTAAATGAAAAGGATAAACTTATGTATAGTTGTAGTGATGATAAAACTATCAAAATATGGTCTATTGAggatatttataaattaatggaaaattatgatatcaataatataaaaaataatcccCTAAtgaacaataataataattgtaacaaaaaaaatgataattttgGATGTCTGCAAACtatacatttaaaaaatacactATGGAATATTAAATTACTTCACAATAATGATATTGTATCTGCTTGtaatgataattatatcaggatatttacaaataaaaaggaacataaattaaataaagaaatagtAGAAGAATTGGAAAACGaacttaataaaaataatgataaagaCAATTTATACAGtaataaagatataaattcggtagaaaatatgaaaaatattattggaaaaattggagaaattaaaatattcaaaaataaaaataaatatgaagcatataaatatgaaacaCACGGATGGGTTTTAATAGGAGATGTATTAGATGATATAAACTcatcaaaaaaattctaCATTGGtgataatttatttcaacAAGGTTATTatgatgaaatattttctattgATACAGGTTATGGAGATATTAAACAATTaccatataatattaatgataatataaacttGATAGCTgaaaaattttgtaaaagaGAAAGTATTTCAATAAGCCATATAAAATCAATTGTCGATTTTATAAATCAAAATTgttcaaatataaataaagataattcTAATAAAGATCTTAACATGATTAGTGAAGATACAAACATATTTGTTACTGTCTTAAATGTTTTTACAATACAAACAGCTTCATTAGATAAAATTTTGCAAAAAATCAAAGAATTCAATACGAGCACATTTGTTAAAGAACAAAATAGTTACAAACTTTCggaaaatgaattaaataatttaactaatattataaatgtatataaaaaaaatattaaaaatgattatatttttaacactgcagatattaatttaattacaAAACTTTGTAATTGGCAACCAGTTCATATATTTCCTGTAATAGACCTATTTAGggttttaatattaaataaacattCTGATATTCtgtttaataataaatacgCATTTAATGCATTCAAATTAGTTTATGAttgcatattatattatttccaaaataaaaacgatAAAGATAAGAATCTAGACCCATTATTAGTATGTTGTTTACGCTTTTATTTAAACATGTTTAATTTATCAACACCAAGATATTAcatgtttaaaaaatgtaatttaattttaaagcAATTTGCCAAttttaaatcaaataatctaaatattaatatattacttataaaaatattttttaattttgttatttccttaaatgaaaataacgATAATGAAATAAGAAAAACATTATTTCAATCTATTCACGATTTTagagaaaatataaacgaAATAGAATTGCTCTATACTTATTCCTTGTGTTTTCATACATCACATTCTACATATAAAAAGCAAACACAAGATATTATACAGAAATATGATATTAAgcaatttattaaaaacaaattaaaagacTTAACTGcccaaaaaaatgaacaaaatgaaaagttatttaaaaatgtccATTTAATTTTGAACGACCTTCCATAA
- a CDS encoding bifunctional polynucleotide phosphatase/kinase, putative, whose protein sequence is MKKYIANFDRPNDNWNIIEDSLIYRIVKEEKEKQYTKIFSFDLDNTLILSRSFFKPAQNENDYIFYSDLIIDFLKKKASENYKIIIFSNQKGVSTGKITLTNIINRVDNVIDKIGIPLECYLALKNDKYRKPRTGMYDFVIKNNSLNIEEVIYVGDNANRVYDTNFKIKFINHLKTVYSKNNVNVNIKEIEKKLKKDYTDTDLKFALNIHAKFYTPEELFLNIKNNLSEKFSFIPMNLNKNLNEKDEHENLTKMKQILQLCINENKTTSEQLTQNNNDQKLIILIGPSGCGKTFLCKFYFPNYVRISEEELKTKKKCINMLNECITQGKSVIIDNINLYKKNRGIYIDEAKKINKNINIYAIFFNYSKELTIHLNTFKLLTDKSNKIMEIPIIPIHSFFKYIESPSCSEHFNNIIVLNDQNFFPTNFENEEQKNFFFSYLY, encoded by the exons ATGAAGAAATACATCGCTAATTTTGATCGACCCAATGATAATTGGAAcata ATAGAAGACAGTTTGATTTATCGTATTGTTAAAGAGGAAAAGGAAAAGCAGtacacaaaaatattttccttCGATTTAGATAACACACTAATTCTTTCACGATCCTTTTTCAAGCCTgcacaaaatgaaaatgactatattttttattcagaTTTAATAATCgactttttaaaaaaaaaggcatcagaaaattataaaatcattattttttctaacCAAAAAGGAGTAAGCACAGGGAAAATTACtttaacaaatattataaataggGTTGATAATGTTATAGACAAAATTGGTATACCTTTAGAATGTTATTTagcattaaaaaatgataaatatagaaaGCCAAGGACAGGTATGTATGATTTtgtcataaaaaataattcattaaACATTGAAGAAGTTATTTATGTAGGAGATAATGCAAATAGGGTTTATgatacaaattttaaaataaaatttattaatcaTTTAAAAACCGTTTATTccaaaaataatgtaaatgttaatataaaagaaattgaaaaaaaattaaaaaaagattaTACAGACACAGATTTAAAATTTGCACTTAATATACATGCTAAATTTTATACCCCGGAAGAactttttctaaatataaaaaataacttatcagaaaaattttcttttattccaatgaatttaaataaaaacttaaatgaaaaagacgAACATGAgaatttaacaaaaatgaaacaaatTCTTCAGCTTtgtataaatgaaaataaaacaacaTCAGAGCAATTaacacaaaataataatgatcaaaaattaataattttaattggCCCTTCAGGGTGTGGTAAAACATTTCTAtgcaaattttattttcctaaTTATGTTAGAATAAGTGAGgaagaattaaaaacaaaaaagaaatgtataaatatgttaaatGAATGTATTACTCAGGGGAAAAGTGTTATAATAgacaatataaatttatataaaaaaaatagaggAATTTATATAGATgaagcaaaaaaaataaataaaaatataaatatttatgctattttttttaattattcaaAAGAGTTAACAATACACTTAAATACGTTCAAACTTCTTACAgataaatcaaataaaattatggaAATTCCAATTATTCCCAttcattcattttttaaatatattgaaagTCCTTCTTGTAGCGaacattttaataatatcatCGTTTTAAATGATCAGAATTTTTTCCCAACcaattttgaaaatgaagaacaaaaaaatttttttttctcatatttgtattaa
- a CDS encoding IGPS-like protein, putative, which translates to MPRIKLIFLLIICTIRYVFSTKVTKITKVTNRSLGMPKLAYCGNINGDRKYYIQTCDFAKKRRRKNENPSLHVKKKKNIYIKIYGRDHRNPYLAYEHINRIIENKKYEVTKLLEENADENSPLQIRLKYLQHTMNNKLSESLKIIHSDEKHRLSMVADIKRKVFCSTNKADENYDLKKNINNYEIENERKKNENMINNSKNEKYVYQNNFLNLTNPGEASLMLHKIGFDVLIVNIDSLSAQGTLNDLSDVIKSTRTLTRNSRPAVVVDDVIIHPIQIALAVENKADGVILNLSYLKNDLEDMLNYCVNLGTQAIVEVHDYNDIYYATQCGSYILMINEFDFINNRYEYNHAIKAISYSIPELITIAKINVSDINYVEKLGSLGYDSICLEKKLIDEDLEVFVQSCKNWKAPHKTLLYLNRNNYLKNFLTYKNNSPGENYKDTTKNLEKMYDDKNLENKYSEQMLKDYEKEFINVEDSKKNEEVVRKNETAKISQINQKSENVSQDNSSLLTNDEKKIINNFKQERKNEIMLLNQMKDIIKEVDNQCKNYEHFSEEESIKKEEKLESLLENFTKLDKSFLKQFFSDEEINNIENSIKNAVHQKKKIQDGEINIENTNFTGFPSNQMNDFDINRLTKEFFDTNGSGNNHKIDNKLLDDYSDDSSSRGLSSQ; encoded by the coding sequence ATGCCGCgaataaaattgatattccttttaataatatgtacTATAAGATATGTATTTTCAACAAAGGTTACAAAGATTACAAAGGTGACAAACAGAAGTTTGGGAATGCCAAAACTTGCATATTGTGGTAACATAAATGGAGATAGAAAGTATTATATACAGACGTGTGATTTTGCAAAAAAACGAAGAAGAAAGAATGAAAATCCTTCTCTACAtgtcaaaaaaaaaaaaaatatatatattaaaatatacgGAAGAGATCATAGAAACCCATATTTAGCATATGAGCATATAAACAgaattattgaaaataagaaatatgAAGTAACTAAGTTATTAGAAGAAAATGCTGATGAGAATAGTCCATTGCAAATAAGGTTAAAGTATCTCCAGCATAcaatgaataataaattatctgaaagtttaaaaataatacattcAGATGAAAAGCATAGACTATCAATGGTAGCagatataaaaagaaaGGTTTTTTGTAGTACTAATAAAGCTgatgaaaattatgatttaaaaaaaaatataaataattatgaaattgaaaatgagagaaaaaaaaatgaaaacatgatcaataatagtaaaaatgaaaaatacgtatatcaaaataattttcttaatTTAACAAATCCTGGTGAAGCAAGTTTAATGCTGCATAAAATAGGATTCGATGTATTAATAGTTAACATTGATAGCTTATCAGCACAAGGAACATTAAATGATTTATCTGATGTCATTAAAAGTACAAGAACATTGACAAGAAATTCAAGACCAGCAGTTGTAGTAGATGATGTAATAATACACCCAATCCAAATAGCGTTAGCAGTTGAAAATAAAGCTGATGGAGTCATATTAAATTTGtcttatttaaaaaatgatttagaAGATATGCTAAATTATTGTGTCAATCTAGGTACCCAAGCTATAGTAGAAGTACATGATTATAacgatatatattatgctACTCAATGTGGTAGTTATATTCTTATGATAAACGAAtttgattttattaataatcgCTATGAATATAATCATGCAATTAAAGCCATTAGTTATTCTATACCTGAACTAATAACTATAgctaaaataaatgttagtgatataaattatgtaGAAAAATTAGGTAGTCTAGGTTATGATAGTATATGcttagaaaaaaaacttatTGACGAGGATTTGGAGGTTTTTGTGCAATCATGTAAAAATTGGAAGGCACCCCATAAAAccttattatatttaaatagaaataattatttgaaaaattttttaacttataaaaataattcaccAGGTGAAAACTACAAAGATACtacaaaaaatttagaaaaaatgtACGATGATAAGAAtctagaaaataaatattcagAACAAATGCTAAAGGATTATGAAAAGGAATTCATTAATGTTGAAGATTCGAAGAAAAATGAAGAGGTTgtaagaaaaaatgaaacagCCAAAATTTCGCAAATTAATCAAAAAAGCGAAAATGTAAGCCAAGACAATTCTTCTCTTTTAACAAACGatgaaaagaaaattattaataatttcaaacaagaaagaaaaaatgagaTAATGCTTTTAAATCAAATGAAAGATATTATTAAAGAAGTTGATAATCAgtgtaaaaattatgaacatTTTTCTGAAGAAGaaagtattaaaaaagaagaaaaattaGAATCTCttttagaaaattttacaaaattagACAAAAGTTTTTtgaaacaatttttttcagatgaagaaattaataatatagaaaattctattaaaaatgctgtacaccaaaaaaaaaaaatacaagaTGGTGAGataaatattgaaaatactAATTTCACAGGTTTCCCATCAAATCAAATGAATGATTTTGATATTAATCGTTTAACAAAAGAATTTTTTGACACAAATGGTTCTGGaaataatcataaaattgataataaattgtTAGATGATTATTCAGATGACTCATCTTCAAGAGGACTGAGTTCGCAATGA
- a CDS encoding CCR4 domain-containing protein 2, putative: protein MFYGTNSIAGFFFKKIRILKGVKNNEKKYMCCSYIRNDISIEKDNICRNFQSIKTQACISLKYNRMDANVEKKLISNYRVEIEEKKASDNSSEYIYDDNKNNEYVITFDKAKQKSIGDNIEKEDVVLNSKIPKKYTMNKNHEHILESEYNDMINEQNNNINNLSLGKCISPHKKYIYKFEKFSVFSFNILANSLVDYKYNNNCASVMKWMNRKKLIYKNITNKLSDIICLQEIEKLYFIELQEKLKLLNYKGIFLKKNKETCKDGICIFYNTKVFELLFVDKVIYDKSIFFKKWHAGLIVALRNLKSKKIEYYDSNKNGCNEQTNDNLKKKNNNFVNDAHDIIIVSNTHLIFDSRHGDIKLYQLCYLTYRLVFMINKCIKYIKESVKQEKGYKRLIDNSKANTEEHETGELSDILKPAIIFCGDFNLTPNSLLYYYITNRYINLKNINLKNISGQYLMFKKQLYIYNSLNGVKMKNIFDENILNDLKYEKYNNLIENMKKESLFSFYKDENILNSEYLINSFSKKKNNLKEFDSFEHTFKKLKNKSSEETREGVYSENIDSKINESMCISKHEDSVSKFNEIFDSVDTDEKEKNKPINYKTDKYNEKTIKENEKPNLEMPENTKMMNNDDQNFILYYPLYLESIYNGCAQNNVEKKCYKYDDIENLNSSNTNLMIRNVPFTVFHGKQKGCVDYIFYSYKNLKKLSYTNLPSFEQLEKYGCLPNKKYASSDHLYLHATLIRKIED from the exons atgttttatGGAACTAATAGTATAGCAgggtttttttttaaaaaaatacgcATATTGAAGGGAgtcaaaaataatgaaaaaaaatatatgtgcTGTTCATATATTCGGAATGATATATCAATAGAGAAAGACAATATTTGCCGAAATTTTCAAAGCATAAAAACACAAGCTTGTATTAGCttgaaatataatagaaTGGACGCAaatgttgaaaaaaaattaatcaGTAATTATAGAGTGGAaatagaagaaaaaaaagctAGTGATAATAGTAGTGAGTATATTTATGATGACAACAAAAATAACGAATATGTTATTACTTTTGATAAAGCCAAACAGAAGAGTATAGGtgataatattgaaaaagaGGATGTTGTTTTAAATTCGAAAATAcctaaaaaatataccatGAATAAGAATCATGAGCATATTCTAGAAAGtgaatataatgatatgATAAATGagcaaaataataatattaataatttaagtTTAGGAAAATGTATAAGTccacataaaaaatatatttacaaatttGAAAAGTTTTCcgtattttcatttaatatactTGCAAATAGTTTAGTagattataaatataacaataattGTGCAAGTGTTATGAAATGGATGAAccgaaaaaaattaatatataaaaatattacaaacAAACTATCagatataatatgtttacaagaaatagaaaaattgtattttatagagctacaagaaaaattaaaattattaaattataagggaatatttttaaaaaaaaacaaagagACGTGTAAAGATggtatatgcatattttacAATACTAAGGTTTTTGAGTTATTGTTTGTTGATAAAGttatttatgataaatcgattttttttaaaaaatggcATGCTGGTTTAATAGTTGCATTGCGAAATTTAaaatctaaaaaaatagaatattatgatagtaataaaaatggttGTAATGAGCAAACtaatgataatttaaaaaaaaaaaataataattttgttaatgATGCTCATGACATCATTATCGTTTCGAATACACACTTAATTTTTGATTCAAGGCACGGagatattaaattatatcaGTTGTGCTATTTGACATATCGTTTAGTTTTTATGattaataaatgtataaaatatattaaagaaAGTGTAAAACAAGAAAAAGGGTATAAGAGACTTATAGATAACTCAAAAGCAAATACTGAAGAGCATGAAACGGGCGAACTCAGTGATATTCTTAAACCTgccataattttttgtggTGATTTTAACTTAACTCCTAATAgtcttttatattattatataactaatagatatataaatttaaagaatataaatttgaaaaatatatcagggcaatatttaatgtttaaaaaacagttatatatttacaattcTTTAAATGGtgtaaaaatgaaaaacatatttgatgaaaatatattgaatgatttaaaatatgaaaaatataataacctaatagaaaatatgaaaaaagaatctttattttcgttttacaaagatgaaaatatattaaattcggaatatttaataaattcattttcaaaaaaaaaaaataatttaaaagaatttGATTCTTTTGAGCACacctttaaaaaattgaaaaataaatcaagtGAAGAAACACGTGAAGGCGTATATTCTGAAAATATTGACtctaaaataaatgaatcGATGTGTATTTCTAAACATGAAGATAGTGTATCTAAATTTAACGAAATATTCGATTCTGTGGATACTGAtgaaaaagagaaaaataagccaataaattataaaacagataaatataatgaaaaaactATAAAAGAAAACGAAAAACCAAATTTGGAAATGCCCGAGAATACAAAAATGATGAACAATGATGAccaaaattttatattatattatccTTTATATTTAGAAAGTATTTATAATGGTTGTGCTCAAAATAATGTAGAAAAAAAgtgttataaatatgatgaCATTGAAAATCTGAATAGCAGtaatacaaatttaatGATAAGAAACGTTCCATTTACTGTTTTTCATGGAAAACAAAAAGGATGTGttgattatattttttattcatacaAAAATCTTAAG AAACTATCATACACTAATCTCCCTTCTTTTGAACAACttgaaaaatatggatGCCTTCCAAATAAA AAATATGCTTCATCGGATCACCTATATTTACATGCAACTTTAATTAGAAAGATAGAAGATTAA
- a CDS encoding 50S ribosomal protein L9, mitochondrial, putative: protein MLKNILGKQRLFNFQKYFMSSYLNYNKYTIKRKTYVAAVENKYTYIVLLNNIINVGEKGEIIKLKRGHARNLIKYRKAVYATYENIDSYADKEKYKKKEQLDIKKDVEMVADFEKYFTQIKNIDITTYLDSYQYTNNALYSLYDLFNYVSKKYQLDLTHQNLHKIIYFKNLEEYNNNIITEQKYSDISNYNDLIVQNNIMFNYTGIYVIYYYLFMPNLKFLNHIILRVSSIQEFERLQEEKESKQVDILYSIN, encoded by the exons atgttgaaaaatatacttGGAAAACAAAGATTGTTTAACTTTCAGAAATACTTTATGAGctcatatttaaattataacaaatatacgataaaaaggaaaacaTATGTAGCTGCTgtggaaaataaatatacctATATAGTTTTACtaaacaatataattaatgTAGGAGAAAAAGgagaaattataaaattaaaaagagGACATGCTAGAAATTTgattaaatatagaaaGGCAGTTTATGCTACTTATGAGAATATTGATAGTTATGCggataaagaaaaatacaaaaaaaaggagCAActtgatataaaaaaagatgtTGAAATGGTAGCagattttgaaaaatattttacacaaataaaaaatatagatataacTACTTATTTAGATTCATACCAATACACAAATAATGCATTATATAGTTTGTAcgatttatttaattatgtttctaaaaaatatcaattaGACTTAACACATCAAAATTtgcataaaataatttattttaaaaacttagaagaatataataataatattataaccGAGCAAAAATATTCAGATATATCAAATTACAATGATTTAATTGtccaaaataatataatgtttAACTATACTGgaatatatgttatatattattatctattTATGCCAAATCTCAAGTTTTTAAATCATATCATACTTAGGGTATCATCTATTCAGGAATTCGA GCGATTACAAGAAGAAAAAGAGAGCAAACAGGTTGacatattatatagtaTTAATTGA
- a CDS encoding nuclear fusion protein — MIFFFMFILIIQFKIYREYMFKYGTNNELLVERIKRGKEAFYEILKAKKKAEEEYAKKQNKNEYKEYEDSLDDNNIYVKEIKCYEYVLYQLNNLNMYNCNEINENSKSLLALAKTKCIFVKSVRNFPDEKSGCILNPKNLNKLQIYLYNNNMFDQFQNENIAETLSLDELRKIENIKNPCLYDTDPNEEYPNIAGELPLKNNESNYNIYNNSDNIDEYNLRYKNNTKNYYHNNSYMPNGKGPHNDININKKLCENLKYKIVTNCTGNGNMSDTAFQIYHSELNHIDDICFYIQSVEWNKRTEENINRLAETSLYITKQMTTNLENMKLIEHAQIKQIENTNRFDNFLKGLKSDFSDIIAILSSIKRHHESISRFVKGFRMFVIYFFILIIVLFITSRSYAYNSRTKIISCIFFCFLSELLFKKIVMLIQKYMFLVINDNIVNYSIKGIRYVFAGVCLKVFITTIISYREPAKKIEEELKYIKCLIEDKIEKYKYIKTENERNDANIDQHTASILKLWLNYNEDLDNIYDDDKDFNIYNISDTETSSSSISLVSENLSSEEIFESNDEFIGRRIKTMHRTKRPLFFHYFPSPKNVKAYTENPITFINIINEKHKEIMKIRAQRLKYFESNEYSDSNKIIMETNEDNSQRNLSDLNENMKK; from the exons atgatatttttttttatgttcatattaattataCAGTTTAAAATATACAGAGAATATATGTTCAAATATGGCACAAACAATGAATTATTAGTAGAAAGGATTAAAAGGGGTAAGGAAGCATTTTATGAAATTTTgaaagcaaaaaaaaaagctgAAGAAGAGTATgcaaaaaaacaaaacaaaaatgaataCAAAGAATATGAAGATAGCTTggatgataataatatatatgtaaaggaaataaaatgcTATGAATACGTACTTTATCAgctaaataatttaaacatGTATAATtgtaatgaaataaatgaaaatagtaAATCATTATTAGCTTTAGcaaaaacaaaatgtatttttgttaaatcGGTTAGAAACTTCCCGGATGAAAAATCAGGATGTATATTAAAtccaaaaaatttaaataaattgcaaatatatttatataataataatatgtttgATCAGtttcaaaatgaaaatattgcTGAAACATTAAGTCTTGATGAGTTAagaaaaatagaaaatataaaaaaccCATGTCTTTATGATACCGATCCAAATGAAGAATACCCTAATATAGCAGGCGAATTGcccttaaaaaataatgaaagtaattataatatatataataattcagATAATATTGATGAATACAACTTacgatataaaaataatacgaagaattattatcataataaCAGTTATATGCCAAATGGGAAAGGGCCACATAAcgatattaatataaacaaaaaattatgtgaaaatttaaaatataaaattgttacTAATTGCACAGGAAACGGCAACATGTCGGATACTGcttttcaaatatatcattCAGAATTAAATCATATTGATGacatttgtttttatatacagTCAGTTGAATGGAATAAAAGAACCGAAGAGAAT ATTAACAGATTGGCTGAAAcctctttatatataacaaagCAGATGACCacaaatttagaaaatatgaaattaaTAGAACATGCGCAAATAAAGCAAATAGAGAATACAAATAG ATTTGATAACTTTTTAAAAGGGCTTAAAAGTGATTTTAGTGATATTATAGCAATATTATCAAGCATAAAAAGGCATCACGAATCCATTAGCA GATTTGTGAAGGGGTTTAGAATGTTcgtaatttatttttttattttaataatagtCCTTTTTATAACATCACGAAGTTATGCATACAACAGTAGAACAAAGATTATTTCGT gtatttttttttgttttttgagcgaactattatttaaaaaaattgttatgctcattcaaaaatatatgtttctGGTGATTAATGATAACATTGTTAATTATTCAATAAAAGGAATAAGATAT gtTTTTGCTGGGGTTTGTCTAAAAGTGTTTATAACCACAATAATATC ATATAGGGAACCcgcaaaaaaaattgaagaaGAGTTgaagtatataaaatgtcTTATTGAAgataaaatagaaaaatataaatacataaaaacagaaaatgaaagaaaTGATGCCAATATAGATCAGCATACAG ctagtattttaaaattatggTTAAATTATAACGAAGATcttgataatatatatgatgatgataaagatttcaatatat ATAATATTAGTGACACCGAAACAAGTAGCTCAAGTATATCCCTTGTCAGTGAAAATCTATCCTCCGAAGAAATATTTGa ATCAAATGATGAATTTATTGGACGACGAATAAAAACAATGCATAGAACAAAACGaccattattttttcattattttccatcaccaaaaaatgtaaaggCATACACTGAAAATCCGATTACTTTCA taaatataataaatgaaaagcATAAggaaataatgaaaatacgAGCCCAAagattaaaatatttt GAAAGTAACGAATATAGTGATAGcaataaaataatcatGGAGACAAACGAAGATAACTCACAACGTAATTTATCTGATTTgaatgaaaatatgaaaaagtaa